A genomic segment from Dehalococcoidia bacterium encodes:
- a CDS encoding GDSL-type esterase/lipase family protein, whose translation MKHPVLPLLLLIISVPILAGCPTTERRAYVALGGSYAAGAGGGDYEKSYASLFHAFLQEETEEQLSLRSLAVENETTASMIGDGQLAKALAELRFRNQDESPDNDTIAITLQIGGEEAMSLLLEDGPCRPPATLDDRECEAAFHGMLNEARLNVPAVLRALRVAAGPETDVLVINYFYPFPTAERSETGEELYSALNEILEEAARMPGVDATLVDIAGEFRGRTQELTAPLDEGGGRAPNEAGHALIASLLERALEK comes from the coding sequence TGTCCCCATCTTGGCCGGCTGTCCTACGACCGAAAGGCGCGCTTACGTGGCGCTGGGCGGCAGCTACGCCGCGGGCGCTGGGGGCGGCGATTATGAAAAGAGCTATGCCTCCCTCTTCCACGCCTTTCTTCAAGAAGAGACGGAAGAGCAACTGTCCCTGCGTAGCCTCGCCGTCGAGAACGAGACCACGGCGTCGATGATCGGCGATGGACAGCTCGCCAAGGCTCTGGCGGAGCTGAGGTTCCGCAATCAGGATGAATCGCCAGACAATGACACCATTGCCATCACGCTCCAGATCGGCGGCGAGGAGGCGATGTCGCTTCTGCTGGAAGATGGGCCCTGCCGCCCGCCCGCGACCCTGGACGACCGTGAGTGCGAGGCGGCCTTCCACGGGATGTTGAACGAAGCGCGCCTGAACGTCCCCGCAGTCCTGAGAGCCCTGCGCGTGGCCGCCGGTCCGGAAACGGACGTCCTGGTCATCAACTACTTCTACCCCTTCCCGACGGCAGAGCGTAGTGAGACGGGAGAGGAACTTTATTCGGCTCTCAACGAAATCCTCGAAGAGGCAGCGCGTATGCCGGGCGTCGATGCCACGCTTGTCGACATCGCCGGCGAATTCAGGGGAAGAACGCAGGAACTGACGGCGCCGCTCGATGAGGGAGGCGGCCGCGCCCCAAATGAGGCCGGTCACGCCCTGATCGCGTCCCTGTTGGAGCGGGCGCTGGAAAAGTAG
- a CDS encoding N-acetylmuramoyl-L-alanine amidase has protein sequence MTEGFWQRKVSRRRLLGGAASAVAVGGGTALMLPWRRSPAGAGSPSSAPVVAEDVVHSPSQLAQGDLRALKWSSAQGAPVLRAAAASVEGTLTSPIARTNIAPTHVGIHWKGEGDPQALSFEIRSSSNGSDWSPWQPLWIEATPEENPRGETFLALASVDRARYLQYRARFDPSSASPPVLNRVVITAIDVSSSPEYSIAALRTRTPTPTTRAPATSSEAWKLEAPFDAEQLLSREEWGAYDGYRFDRYGTEVWPRMYVPTKKIVVHHTATLATGTQDPNYPYPVYTPDQAVQDVRAIYYYHAITRGWGDIGYNALIDRFGRVYEGRRGRDSGIGDGREIISPDVVAGHAYNVNEGSAGVSLIGNFDVNAFGTTEEQNMVKALIDFLVWSCRRHYIFPTERSDFLMVNYGKVVNMPNIAGHCECGQTACPGRYAYARLPEWRETVASEIASQAKVPPLAQITRVPTAAEIESGSVSFTWKPYEASSAVFSYYLEGWVPNLDTDEVYYISGFTSDKRPDWSAFSSDTSATFRLTKPGRYTFHVRAKDPRTGNEGAFESNHTFVSSVTPPTKRIIGVPGVTKN, from the coding sequence GTGACTGAGGGGTTCTGGCAGAGGAAAGTCTCGCGGCGCCGTCTGTTGGGGGGTGCTGCATCTGCGGTGGCCGTCGGCGGAGGGACGGCCCTCATGCTCCCCTGGCGCCGCAGCCCCGCCGGAGCAGGCAGCCCCTCGAGCGCTCCGGTTGTTGCCGAAGACGTGGTCCACTCCCCCTCTCAGCTTGCCCAGGGGGACTTGCGCGCCCTCAAGTGGTCGAGCGCGCAGGGGGCCCCCGTCCTGAGGGCCGCAGCAGCTTCCGTCGAAGGCACTCTGACTTCCCCAATCGCAAGGACGAACATAGCGCCGACGCACGTGGGCATTCACTGGAAAGGCGAAGGCGATCCGCAGGCCCTCAGCTTCGAGATCAGGAGCTCCTCGAACGGAAGCGACTGGTCGCCCTGGCAACCGCTGTGGATCGAGGCCACGCCGGAGGAAAACCCGCGGGGCGAGACATTCCTCGCCCTCGCCTCCGTCGACCGGGCCCGTTATCTCCAATACCGCGCCCGCTTCGACCCGAGCAGCGCGTCGCCCCCCGTTCTGAATCGCGTCGTCATCACCGCCATCGACGTGTCGTCGTCGCCGGAGTACAGCATCGCGGCCTTGCGCACCCGCACCCCCACACCCACGACGCGCGCGCCCGCGACCAGCAGCGAAGCCTGGAAGCTGGAGGCGCCATTCGACGCCGAACAGCTCCTCTCGCGAGAGGAATGGGGAGCGTACGACGGCTACCGCTTCGACCGCTACGGCACCGAGGTCTGGCCCCGCATGTACGTCCCCACCAAGAAAATCGTCGTACATCATACGGCAACGCTCGCTACCGGCACGCAGGACCCTAATTATCCTTACCCCGTCTACACGCCCGACCAGGCTGTGCAGGATGTGCGCGCCATCTACTACTACCATGCGATTACGCGTGGTTGGGGCGACATCGGTTACAACGCGCTTATCGACCGCTTTGGGCGCGTGTATGAAGGGCGGCGCGGCCGCGACAGCGGCATAGGCGACGGAAGGGAGATAATCAGTCCTGACGTGGTCGCGGGCCATGCCTATAACGTCAATGAGGGCTCGGCTGGCGTGTCCCTTATCGGCAACTTCGACGTTAACGCCTTTGGGACGACGGAAGAGCAGAACATGGTGAAAGCGCTTATCGACTTCCTCGTCTGGTCGTGCCGGCGCCACTACATTTTCCCCACCGAGCGGTCGGATTTCCTTATGGTGAATTACGGTAAGGTCGTGAACATGCCGAACATCGCCGGCCACTGCGAGTGTGGCCAGACGGCCTGTCCCGGACGCTACGCGTACGCGCGGCTGCCAGAATGGCGCGAGACGGTGGCGAGCGAGATCGCGTCGCAGGCGAAGGTGCCGCCGCTGGCACAGATAACGCGGGTGCCCACCGCCGCGGAGATAGAGAGCGGCAGCGTCTCTTTCACCTGGAAGCCCTACGAGGCTTCCTCGGCGGTCTTCTCCTACTATCTCGAAGGGTGGGTCCCCAATCTCGACACTGATGAGGTGTACTACATCAGCGGGTTCACGTCCGACAAGCGCCCCGATTGGTCCGCATTTTCTTCCGATACCTCCGCCACCTTCAGGCTGACCAAACCGGGCCGCTACACCTTCCACGTGCGCGCGAAGGACCCACGCACCGGCAACGAGGGCGCCTTCGAGAGCAACCACACTTTCGTCTCTTCGGTAACGCCGCCTACGAAGCGGATTATCGGCGTGCCCGGCGTCACCAAGAACTAG